The following are from one region of the Sardina pilchardus chromosome 4, fSarPil1.1, whole genome shotgun sequence genome:
- the LOC134079115 gene encoding mid1-interacting protein 1A-like: MMRLADTYAQKNSLLNAMNRFIGAVNNMDQTVMVPSLLRDVPLEHEPEVSAPGSYLRDAEADMFSYYTQLKGIRNDIEWGVLGRAEELRRKEKESLAQEASRANDNETSEEVDLEQLFRFHLKGLHGVLSKLTHQANDLTNRYKQEIGIAGWGQ, translated from the coding sequence TGATGCGCCTCGCAGACACCTACGCCCAGAAGAACTCTCTCCTGAACGCCATGAACCGCTTCATCGGCGCCGTGAACAACATGGACCAGACGGTGATGGTGCCCAGCCTGCTGCGGGACGTGCCGTTGGAGCATGAACCGGAGGTGAGCGCGCCCGGTAGCTACCTGCGGGACGCTGAGGCCGACATGTTCAGCTACTACACGCAGCTCAAGGGGATCCGCAACGACATCGAGTGGGGAGTTCTGGGGCGCGCGGAGGAGCTGCGACGCAAGGAGAAAGAGAGCCTCGCACAAGAAGCCTCCCGCGCCAACGACAACGAAACGAGCGAAGAGGTGGACCTGGAGCAGCTGTTCCGGTTCCATCTGAAGGGCCTGCACGGGGTGCTGTCTAAACTCACACACCAGGCCAACGATCTGACCAACCGCTACAAGCAGGAGATTGGCATCGCGGGCTGGGGCCAGTGA